The DNA sequence CACTTATGCTATAATTAATCATGAACTGATGATATTAATTAATCAAACTCATTCCCAATAACAACAGACATCCAATCCGGTTGGAGGTATTTTTTACGATGAAAATCCTGAAGTACATGATCTTCCTGGTTGCCGTCCTCTCCTTCATGGTCTTCTTTGGCCATAAAGAGACATTGAGTCCCGAAGAATCACTGGCAATAACGGAATTTGAAAACCTGACAGCGCAAAATTCAACTACGCCGGTTGCGGCCGCTGACCCAACCCCTGGTGCCGGATCCACAACATCAGCCGGTTCCCAGCCGCAAACCAGTCCTGCCACAGATACCACTCCACTGTATTTGAAAACAACCCCCAATGGTACAGTCCTGGAGGACTCCGTTAATGTCCGATCTGGACCAGGCCTTGATTTCCCGGTTGTCACCCAGCTGTACAAAGGAGATCAGGTCATCCTTGGCAACAACTTCAATGGCTGGTATGAACTGAATTTGGATGGACGCAAGTACTATATTTCAGCCGATTTTGTGCTTATGGCACCTGTCCAGTAAACAGTCACAGACTGCTCCTTTCTAGATGAAATCTATACTCTCTTTCCCCTGCCTTAAATTGCATTTCATGAACAAGGGACCATACGATCGTATGGTCCCTTGTCTGCATTCACTTTTCACCTGGATACCGGCAGATCCTAATAATCGAATTGACGGTAGTAGCGCCGGATCCCCATGGGATGGCAAAATTCACGTTCCATATGGGCATCGATGCGATTGTTCACAGCTCTTAAAATCAAGTGGGAAACAGAGCCTCTGTATTCTTCCCGAATTCCTTTCAGCTCGTAGTTTTTCGAATCAATCACCGTATAGTTTCTGCACACTTTCGGAAGGAATCTGGCCACTCGCTCCGCTAAGGGACGCTGGGCATCCTCTCCGATATACAGCACCACCGGGGTCTGGGCATCAATGATTTCCAGTGTTCCGTGGAAAAATTCGGCTGCGCTGATGGATTTGGTCCGGAGCCACAACTGCTCTTCCCAGTAGCACATGGCATAGGAATAGGTCGCACCCCATTGAGTGCCTGAACCAATGAAATAATGCGGCATGTGCGGATTCTCCAGGCAGTAGCGGTATTTGTCCGCCGCGAACTCCTGAGCCCATTCATCCGCTGCTTTCTCCACTTCGGCGAGAGCCTGCGGCAGGTGCGCCTCCATCTCTTCATAATATGTGTCGTATTCAGGAAAATCTCCAGCCTGATACAGAAATCGATCAGCCGTCATAAAGAACTTCAGCTGCTCATTCTTCGGATAGGAGATGCAATAATCACAGAACTCCTCCAACGCGGTATGTTCCAGATCAATGAATCCAAGAATCCTGGCACCGGTCTGCTTCACTTTTCTCGATGCCTGTACCATCTCTTCCGTAGTGCCGGTGACCGAAGAGAACAGAACGATGGAACGATCCGTAATCCTTCGGTTACCGGTAGTCAGATATTCCGATGCATGTTCTACATCAAACGGGATGGCGCTTCTCGCCTTAACATGAGCTTGTGTCTGAAGACCGGACGCCCAGGTTCCCCCAATGCCCATGATGAAAACAGCATCATAGCCCACCTGGCAGAACTGGTCCACCACCGCTTCAATCCTTGGCCGCAGCTCCAGTGCCCCTGTTACGCTCATGACCTGCCGTTCGACATCCAGATTCAACATATGTTCTTCACTCCTTCTTCCAATAGAATCCTTGCACCTGACGAATTCTGAGTTTTATTTGCCGTGTAGTCATTTCAAAGGGAATCAGCCAGATCACGCTGATCCCGAGATGAGGGAATCAGTCGGATCTACCGATGACTCAGCTTGATTGTGCTTTGCTCCAGGGAGCTGCTTACCAGGCTCCTTTATATTCCAGCGTAATGCTTGCACTTTCTGCCCCCAGTGCCATGCAGTCAATGATGGGCAGGTCCAGCAGAATGCCTTTGAGGAAACCCGCGATATAACTGTCTCCTGCTCCCAGTGAGTCCACCGCTTCACAGGGGACAATGCCGTACTGATGATACTCAGTACCATCAAAAACCAGACTGCCGGATTCACCCAGGGTCGCAATGACCAGACGTGGTCCCCGGGCTTTGATATTCGCCATCTGTTTGCGAAGTTCCGGACCATCCGGGCTTTGCGCAGAATAGAAGAAATAATCTGTGGATGCTGCCGCCAGATAAGCTGCGGGACTGTTTGGGTCCGTCGACGCGTCATAGGCGGTCTGTAGTCCGCGTTGTTTCAGACCGGCCAGGTGGTGTTCCAGATGTCCCCAGCAGCCGGTGACTACCAGATCGTGATCGCACAGAAAGTCGATGTCAGTCGCCTGCAGATCAAAGTCACCCACCACTCCTTCTTCATAGGCCCCGAAGATCCGGTCTCCCTCTTTGACGGCAACATGCGTCACTGCCGTCTGGCCCGGAAGAGTGTACAGATGAGTAATGTCGACCCCTTTGTACAACAACGCGCTGCGCAGAATGGTTCCATGATCATCCGGCCCCACCGCTCCGGTGTAGGAGGCTTCTCCCCCCAGTCGCTTAAAATAGACGGCCACATTGACCGCATTCCCTCCCGGATACCCCGTTTCGGCCTCATCATACCAGTCGATGCAGTTATCCCCTGCTGCTGCAATCTTCATTTTCTCCCCCTCTAAAATGTCATGTGTTTCTATTTTCGCCACCATTCGTCAATCCATGGACTTTCCGATTCCAAGCAGAATTACCTGGCAATGGCTTTGCTGCTATCCAGGATTATCCGCTTAATGATAGCTGCCATATCGATCAAGAAATAGAAATTTGTCCGTCTTGATCATCGGTTTGCCCGGAAATTCTTTCATTCTCGGAAAGACCCAAATTAAGCCTATCACCGGGCTTTTCAGGCGTCAACCGCTGCCGGATCGCTTTACGTGTTAGAATGTCGAACCGGAGAAAATAAGCACATATTAACAAAAAACCTGACCCGGAACAGCGCTTTCCCCAAAGCGCTGTTCCAAAGTGTTGTCCCCGCAGGGAACTAACGCTTTCGAAAATAGCAAAGGACTCCGGCTGCCCTTCGGCAATTCGGAGTCCTTTTGCTGAATTAATATTTGAATGAAGTGTCTTATCCGATTTTTTGCTATGACTGAGGCAATCCGCCAGAGCGAACTGCCGGATCAGCGATTCATGGTCTCCGACAGGATCTGCGCGATCTGTCTGGATGCCGTTCCGTCGCCGTAAGGATTCCTGGCCTGACTCATTCGGTCATACTCGGCCTGGTCATCCAGGAGCTGATACAGGGCTGTGGTGATTTCCTCAATTTGGGTCCCGACCAGTTTGAGGGTGCCGGATTCTATCCCTTCCGGCCGTTCGGTCGTGTTGCGCATGACCAGAACAGGTATGCCCAGCGCCGGCGCTTCTTCCTGGATTCCTCCGGAGTCTGTCATGACTACATAAGCCCGAGCCATAATGTTGTGGAACTCCAGAACATCCAGCGGGGGAATCAGCAGCAGATTGTCCAAGTGACCCAGGATCCGATCGGCGGTTGCCCGGATATCCGGATTCAGGTGGATCGGGTAGACTGCCTTCAATTCGGGTCTCTCCTGCAAGATTTGAGCCAGTGCCTGGAACATGTGATCCATCGGTTCCCCCTGATTTTCCCGGCGGTGAGCCGTGATCAGGATCATTTTGGAGTCGCCCACCCAATCGAGCACATCATGCTCAAAGTCCGGGCTGATCGTGGTGCGCAGAGCATCTATGGCCGTGTTGCCCGTCACAAAGACACGCGCGGGGTCAACCCCTTCCCGCAGCAGATTTTCTCTGGCAGTAGCCGTCGGGGCGAAATGGAGATCCGCCACCAAAGATACCGCCCGTCGGTTGAATTCCTCGGGAAAGGGCGAATGAATGTCAAAGGTGCGCAGCCCTGCCTCTACGTGCCCCACCGGGATATTTTCATAGAAACAGGTTAAGGAAGCGGCAAAGGTTGTGGTCGTGTCGCCATGAACCAGGACCAGATCAGGGTTTTCCAGCTCCAGCACTTTCTTTAACCGCGTCAGGATATTTGTGGTCAGGTCATTCAGGGTCTGTCTGGGTTTCATAATGGAAAGATCATGATCCGGCACAATGCCAAAGACATCCAGCACCTGATCCAGCATTTCGCGATGCTGGCCGGAAACACAGACAATGGTTTCAAACTCCTCGCGGCTTTTCAGTTCCAGAACCAGGGGGCACATTTTGATGGCTTCCGGTCTCGTGCCAAAAATGACAAGAATTCTTTTCATGCGAATGCTCCTTTCTCTGCCGGCGGCAAAGAGTTGCTCAACTTATGCTTCAGGCCCGACGAATCTTTTTCCAGACAGCCTGGACGATCTGATCCACTTCGGGGATCTTCAGACACAAGATCAGAAGACCATAAACGACGGCAGAGAGAAGAATGGAAGCCATAACACCCAGTTTTGTCCCCGCCATTGCTTCCAGCTGATGGAACGAGAACCATGCCGTGGCACCCATTACCAGGGACGCGAACGTGATTTTTAAAAGCTTCCCTGCCATGGACCGATACTGCAGCGAAATCTCTCCGCGCCAGCGCAGGATAATTACCAGCAGGCCGGCACTGATCAGTGAGGAAATCGAGGTAGCCAAAGCCAGGCCATTGATGCCCATAAAACTCGACAGCAACAGGTTCAGGACCACATTGATTCCAACGGCAATGGCCGCTGTTATCATGGGGGTTCTGGAATCACTCATGGAATAGAAAATTCGGGAGAAGATTTCACGGAAGGCATAACCAATCAAGCCCGGCGCATAATAGAACATGGCGCCGCCGGTCAGATTGACGGCCCGTTCATCAAATTCTCCGCCAAAAAACAGCAGATAGATGATCTGGTGGCTTAAAACCATCAGCCCCATGACACACGGAATGACTACCAGCGCCATGGTCACCATGGAATTGGTTGTCATGTCCTCCACTCCTTTGAGATCTTTCTGATAAAACAGCTTGCTGATCTTGGGATAGATGACGGCGATGATCGAGTAAACAAAGATCCCCTGTACAAAGCCATTCATCTTGCTGGCATAGTCCAGAGAAGCCACCCCGCCGTCCAGCAGCCGGGAAGCCATGGTCTTGTCCACGACAACGTTGATCTGATTGACAGCCACTCCCAGCACCACCGGCGCCGCCAGAGCCAGCAGATGCTGGAGTTCCCGGTCCTGAAAATCAATCACCGGCTGCCAGCGATAGCCCAGCCGCCGGGCAAAAGGAATCATCCAAAGAACCTGAACCAGCACCGAAAGAACAATCCCGATGGGCAGGAACAGAGGATTCAGGTACTTTGCGGCTGGATAGGACAGATAGAACACGAGGTTCATCGGAATCCCCACCAGTGCCGGCACCCAGAAGTTGTCGTGAATCTGCAGATAGGGCTGCAGCAGATAGCTCATAAATGAGAATACCACGCCCCACACCGCAATTCGGGTGAATTGCTTGGTCAGTTCCAGCTTGCTGCCGGTAAAGCCTGAGGCAAACAGCTTCACAAAAAATCCGGGATACAGCGTAACAATGAGACTGAAGACGATCCCGATCAGGATCGTCACATTGGTTGTATTGGCCAGGAACCGGTGGGCCTGGTCCCTGCCCTTCTTCATCTGAGTCCGGTTGAAGGTCGGAATGAAGCCCGTGGAAATTCCTGTCCCCACCATCATCAGGATGATCATGGGGATGGTCTGAGCGATTTTGTAGGCTTCGGCCGTTTCACCGATCCCAAAGAACCGGCCGAGCAGGATATCGCGGATAAATCCGAACACTTTCGTAAATGCTGACAATGCCATCAGCAGGATGACCGCCGATCGGGCAGACTTTCCCTTTGAGCTGCTGGTGGTTTCAGCCGCAGGTTTCTGGTTCAGATTTTCCTCCGGGGTGAGCGGTTTCTTAGGCATGAAGAGCGTCCTTTAACGCCGCAGCAACGGCTTCCTGATCCGCTGGCGTGATATAGGGCGACAATGGCAGAGCCAGTACACGCCGGCACAGGTCGGTTGAAACCGCCAGCTCCGCCTCATTGACGGCCAAGTTGGCATAGGCGGTCTGCCGGTGCATCGGTTTGGGATAATACACCATGGTAGGAATTCCCCGGGCTTTGAGCTCGGTCATGACATGATCGCGCTGCACTTCATCCTTGCATTTAATGGTATACTGCGCCCAGCCGGAGGTATACCCCTGAGGAATGATGGGAGTCTGAGCCACACCCCGGAGCAGATCGTCGTAGTTGGCGGCTGCTCCGGTAATGTCATCCAGCTCATAGTCTCTGAGGGCCTTGAACTTTTCCTGTAAAATCACCGCCTGGATCGTATCCAGCCGTGAATTGTACCCAATGCGGACATTGTCATACTTCTCCTCCCCTTTGCCGTGCACCGCCAGGGAGCGGATCAGCGCAGCCACTGCATCATCATTGGTGAAGACCGCTCCGCCGTCGCCATAGCAGCCTAACGGCTTGGCCGGGAAGAAGGAAGTGGTGGCAGCATCACCGAAACTGCAGTTTCGGCGATCTCCGATGGCCCCGGAAAATCCCTGCGCCCCATCTTCCAGAAGCTTCAGGCCTTCGCGCCGGCACAGCGGTTCCAGGGTCGGATAATCCGCCGCCAGACCAAATAAGTCAACGGCTACCACCGCTTTCGGGGTCAGGCGGCCTTCCGCCCGAACCTTGCGAATGGCCTGTTCCAATGCTTTGGGATCGAGGTTGAACGTGTCCTCCAGGACATCGACAAACACCGGGGTCGCCCCGGTTACGCTGACAGCCTCCGCGGAGGCGAAAAACGTAAAGTCAGGAACGAAGACGGCGTCGCCGGGTCCGATGCCCCACGCCTTCAATACCAGCATCAGAGCATCCGTGCCATTGGCACAGCTGATGCAGTGCTTCACTCCGACATAATCTGCCAGCATTTCTTCCAGCTCCCGCACCGGCTTCCCGCCGATGAACTGGGCGGAGCCCATGATTTCCATGACTCTGGGGTCAATGGCTTCCTTTAGTGCCAGATACTGGCTTTTCAGATCTCTGAATTCCAACTATTTCAACTCCTTCAGTTCCTCGGTCTCAGTCAGTTCATAGGAACGACCACAGCTGCAGTGCAGTTCCCCGGGCAGAACCTTGCCACATTCGCAGACCCAGCCGCGCTGACGGGCCGGACTGCCCAGCATCAGGGCATGGGCTTTCACATCCCGCACCACAACGGCACCGGCACCGATCAGACACCATTCGCCCAGTGTGACGCCGCATACGATGGTGGCATTGGCGCCGATCGATGCGCCATATTTTACTTTTGTCTTCAGATAGCCGACCCGTCCCTTGGGATATTTGGCCCGGGGAGTCAGGTCGTTGGTAAATACCATGGAGGGGCCGCAGAAGACATAATCTTCCAGCTCCACCCCCTCGTAGACCGTCACGTTGTTCTGAATCTTGACTCCGCTGCCAATGATGACATTGTTCGAGATATTGACATTCTGTCCCAGGGAGCAGTGTTCCCCGATGCGGGCACCCCGCTGAATATGGCCGAAATGCCAAACCTTTGTTCCAGTGCCGATCTGTACGTCCTCATCGATATATGCCGACTCATGGACAAAATAGTCCTTCTCCAAGGCCGGAGCAGCCTCTGGCAGATGTTGTTCCATCGATTCGCTCATCAGTTGGTCTCCCGCAGCCTGCGTTTGACCTGGGCAACATGCTCGACATCGATCCGGTCGCTGAACCGGCCTTCAAAGTCGGTGGATGCCACCTCTGTCAGGGGCAGTCTGACCGGCTTGCCGGACGCCGCCGACTGATAGATGGCCAGCACCAGTTCCAGGGCATTGCGTCCGTCCTGCGCCGTGATGTACGGCGGACGCCCTTCCCGAATGGCAGCGATGACATCCTGATACAGCGGCGTATGGCCAAACCCATAGACATTGGGGGGATTCTCATGGTACACCGTTTTGATCTCTTCCGGATCATCCAGCTGGTCACGGAACAGCCATTCTTCGATAATGTTGACGGATTTTCCGCCGGCCTTAACGGTACCGTCCTGACCAAACAGGTAGAGCGTTTCTTCCAGATTCTGCGGGAAAATGTTCGTTGTTCCCTCGATGATGCCGTAGGATCCGTTGGAGAATTTGACCAGAGCCATGCCCAGGTCTTCCGCCTCAATGAACGGATGCATCAGGTTGTCGGTGTAGGCGACCACTTCTTCGATCTCATTGCCCATCATCCAGCGCAGGAGATCGATATTGTGGATGCACTGATTCATCAGCGCGCCGCCGTCCTGTTCCCAGGTTCCCCGCCAGGGAGCCTGGCTGTAATAGGATTCACCGCGGTTCCAGCGGATGTGGGCGGTTCCGTGCAGGAGACGGCCGAACCGGCCGTGTTCCATGGCCTCACGGATCTTCTGGACCGATTTATTGAACCGGTTCTGGTGGCAGGCACACACCGTTACCCCCTTGGCCGTACTGCGCCGGATGATTTCATCGGCTTCCGGCAGGGACAGCGTGATCGGCTTTTCAATGATCAGATGAACCCCGGCATCAATGCAGTCCAGGGCAATGGACCCGTGTTTGCCCGACTCGGTGCAGATGGCCGCAAGGTCGATGGCCTCATGCCTGAGCATCTCACGGTAATCCGTGTATTTCTTAACCTGGGCAAGCCCAAACGCCTGTGCCTTTTCATCCATTCTCTCCGGAATCACATCGCAGATGGCAACAATCTCCAGGCCGTTGGCCTGGGCCGCCGCAAAATGATTAACCGAAATCCGGCCGCAGCCGATAATTGCAAATTTCATGACATATCTCCTATAACAGATCGATCTTGGACCGATCCGCAATGTATTTCATGGCATTCCGGGTATCCAGGATCGCCTGGGCTTCCCGGTTGATGGCTTCATAATCCATGACGCCATGGGCCGTAGTGATCACAACCAGGTCATACTGTCCCACGGTTTCGATAGTGAGTTCCGTCAGTCCCTGATGATTTTGACCCTTGAACTTGTATTCCGGGATGTAGGGATCAAAGAATGTCACTTCGCTGCCCTGCTTCTCAAAGTTTTCAATGACTTTCAGTGCCGGGGATTCGCGGTAGTCGTCTATGTCATTCTTGTAGGCAACACCCAGTATCAGGATCTTGGAGCCGTTGAGCGGTTTCCGATGCCGGTTCAGCACCCGGGCGGCGCGCTCGATGACGTACTGGGGCATGTAGTTGTTGATTTCACCCGACGTTTCAATCAGCTTGGTGTGATAATCATACTCTCTGGCTTTCCAGGTCAGATAATAGGGATCCAGCGGAATGCAGTGGCCGCCCAGACCCGGGCCCGGGTAGAAGGCCTGGAAGCCGTAAGGCTTTGTTTTGGCCGCGTCGATCACTTCCCAGACGGAGATGCCCATTTTATCGCAGATAATCGCCATTTCATTGACCAGTCCGATGTTGATGTTGCGGTAGGTGTTTTCCAGGATCTTTTCCATTTCAGCGACAGCCGGAGACGAAACTTCCAGAATATCGCCGGCCAGAACCGCCCGGTACATGGCCGCGATGACTTCGGTGGCATCCTTGCCGACTCCGCCCACTACCTTCGGGGTGTTCTTGGTATTGTAATGTTTATTGCCCGGATCGACCCGCTCGGGAGAGAATCCCAGATAGAAATCCTCGCCGCAGGTCAGTCCTGAGCCAGCCTCCAGAATCGGCTTCAGCAGTTCTTCCGTTGTACCGGGATAGGTGGTGGACTCCAGAACCACAATGCTACCTTTTTTCAGGTACCCCGCTATGGCTTCCGTAGAACTCTTGACATAGCTGATGTCCGGCTGCTGATACGCATCCAGCGGCGTCGGAACGCAGATGGCGACGAAGTCGACATCACGGATAAACGAGAAGTCATTGGTGGCCCGCAGCATGCCCTGCTGAACCAGGGTTTTCAGATCGTCATCTACCACATCGCCGATATAGTTATGGCCGTCGTTCACCCAGTCCACTTTCTGCTCCTGGACGTCAAAGCCGATGGTCTGGAATCCGGCTTTTGCCTTTTCCACGGCCAGCGGCAGGCCGACATAGCCAAGTCCCACGACCCCGACCGTGATCGCACGATCCTGAATCTTCTTCAACAGTTCATTTTTCATCATGATTTTTTATCCTCTTTTCGTTTACGGAATAATCTGCGGAAGTCATCGGACAGCTTGCCATAGTGATGCATTTCACGGACAAAACGTCTGGATTCCTCATAAATCTTTGTTCGTTCTTCCTCTTTCAGACCCTTCGCCTCCAGGATCCGGTCAGCAATGTCCCGGGCATCTCCGGCACGGGCTTTCAGGGTATTCCCGACTTCATCCATCGGGCTGTGCTCCGTATCCCAGGCGTTGATGATGGGACGGCCAGCCAGCAAATAATCGAAGATCTTGTTGGCGGACACTCCATATTCATAAAGCGGCGAAGGCTGGCTGCCAAGATACAGCGCGTCGCATTCAGAAAGTGTCCCAATGACCTGAGCTTTGGGAATGGGATCTTCAAAATGCACCCCATTCAGCTGTTGCTCTTCCTTCAGGCGAAGGAGCTCACTCTTCAGAATGCCGTCACCGATAACCACGCAGGCAATCTCGGGATGATCCTTCAGATGAATCATGGCGCGGATCAAATCCTCCATGGCGTTGCTGACCGAGATGCCTCCGGCATAACCGACGACAAATTTCCCCTGCTCTTTCAGTTTCTGAATCCGGTTCGCGACGCGGTCGCTGACCTCCGGCGGAGTGCCGGCTTCCTTGAAATAGGATGGCGGCAGTCCATTGGGAATGTGGATTACCGGAGTCGTGAAGCCTCGGGACTGAATATAGGGCTTCACATTCGGCAGAACCGAAACGATGCAGTCCGATTGACGGTAGGCCGAATCTTCCGCAACCTGCATCGCCGCGATGAAGGGATGATGCTTGGAATAACCGCCCAGAAGGCGCGGTGACAGCGGCCAGAGATCATGAATCTCATGGATCAGCATCGCCCCGGATTTTCGTTTGATTTTCTGCCCGATCCAGGTATCCATTGGATACGTGGAGGAACAGATGACCACATCCGGCTGGTAGCGCCGGATGAGTTCATCGGCGGCTTTCATGCCCTTCTGAACAAACTGCGCCATAGACAGAATACGGTCAAAATTATTGCCGTGATAATGCCTGGTCCTTAGAAAACAAAAGCGGACCCCGTCAATGACTTTTTCTTCCAGGTCTTCGCCGATGTCCGGATTATGGCTGCGCAGATGAGAATAATCAGCCGCCAGGATGGTCGTGTCAATTCCCGCCCTGCGCCACTCATGAGCCAGGTAAAAGGGGCGAAATTCCATCCCCAGGGTTTCTGAGCCGGCATAATGGTCAATGTATAGTACGTTCATGGTCGGAGTCATCTCCTTTAAATTCAGGGAAGGTCAATTGCCGAAAAACACTTCACGCACGGTCATCCAGAGCAGTCTCAGGTCATAAGCGAGAGAAGCGCGTTCGACATAGTCCAGGTTGATCCGGAGTTTTTCCGGCATGATTTCTTCCAGATAAGTTTTCTCAGGATCCTGTGACTGACCCAGCAGCTCGGATTCCTTGCGGTATTTAATCGAGGCCAGGTCGGTCACCCCAGGCTTAATGGACAGAACTTTTTTCTGTTCCTGTGTATAATGGGCGACGTATTTGGGAACTTCCGGCCGAGGACCGACAAAGCTCATCTCCCCCTTGACGATATTGAGGATCTGGGGCAGTTCGTCCAACTTGAATTTGCGAAGCGTTTCCCCTACCCGGGTCACCCGGGCGTCATTGCCCACTGTGATCTTCAGGCCCATTTCTTCCGCTCCTTCCACCATGGTTCTGAACTTCATGATCCGGAACGGTTTCCCGTTTTTCCCCACCCGTTCCTGAAGGAACAGCACAGGGCCCGGCGAAGTCAGTCTGACCAGGAGGGCAATGACTGCCAGGAACGGCGACAGCAGGACAAAACCGATGACTCCGAATATACGGTCAAAGGCTGATTTGGCGAAGCTGTTAGATGGTTTCATAGTCAATCCGGTGCTCCTTACGCACTAGTTCACATACTTCAATGAACTGGTCCAGAAGGTACTCCACCTGCTCATCGGTCAAAAGGGTGTGCAGGGGCAGAGTGACTTCATTTTCGTACATATGGTAGGCATTGGGATAATCCGCAATGTCAAATCCCAGATTTTTGTAGGCCGTCATCATCGGCAAAGGCTTGTAATGGACATTCACGGCGATATCGCGTTCACTCATGCGCTCGATCACCTCATTGCGGGCCTCAACCGGAAAGCCCAGGAGGTTGACCAGATAGAGGTGTCCGCTGGACCGGCTGGTATCATCATAGTGCTTCAGCGGGCGCAGGTAAGGCAATTGGGTCAGACGCTCGTCATAGCGGTGGATCATCTGAGCCCGGCGTTCCAGCAGTTCGGGGTAGCGCTTTAACTGAGCCAGTCCCAGAGATGCCATGATATCAGTCATATTGCCCTTATAGCCGGGATAGATAATGTCATATTCCCAGTCACCGCCCTTGGTTTTAGCCAGGGCGTCCCGATTCTGGCCATGCAGGGCCAGCAGCATGAATTCCCGATACACTTCCTCATCATTCCAGCCGCCCTCCTGCCGCCAGGTGATGGCTCCGCCTTCTGCGGTCGTAAAATTCTTGACCGCATGGAAAGAATAGCAGGAAAAATCGGCGTCCTGTCCGCTGCGCAGTCCATTGCGAACTGCTCCCAGAGAATGGGCCGCGTCGGCCAGCACGACGATCCGTCCGAGCTGTTTCTGCCGGTCATTGGCTGCAGTGAACACAGAGCGGTACTCCTCACACAGTTCGATCAAGGCGGAATTATCAGTCATGACACCGCCCAGGTTCACGGGTATGATCGCCTTGGTCCGATTCGTTATTTTGCGGCGGACATCTTCCGGGTCAATAAAAAAGGTGTCTTTCGCGGTATCGGCCATGACGATCTTGGCGCCGACGTGATGAATCACGGAAGCGGAAGCACTGTACGTATAGGCTGATGTAATGACTTCATCCCCTGGTCCGATTCCCAGAAAGCGCAGCACCATTTCCATGGCGATAGTCGCTGAGTTCATGCACACGACACGGCTGGTGCCGACAAATTGAGCCAGTTCCTGTTCCAGTCGTTTGGTTTTCGGACCCGTCGTAATCCAGCCGGACCGCAGGGTGTCGACCACTTCATCAATTTCCAGCTGGCTGATATCCGGTGGCGAAAAATTAATTTTCATCAAATGTCCCTCTTTCAAGAAAGCTTCTCGGTGGGAGCTTCCCGGTAGGTCGTAACAATGGTCCTCATGGTGTCTTTCACTTTCTGATTCGATGCAGCGCTATCTTCGATGACCGCTTTGAGCTGAGTCAGTCCGTCAAGCAGTTCTTCCCACTTGAATTCGCTGGGCTTGCCAATGAAGACCAGGGAGTTTTTGGTCTTGGTCAGTCCTTCTTCACTCATGAGCAACTCCTCATAGAGCTTTTCTCCGGGGCGCAGCCCCGTGACTTCAATCTTAATGTCGACATCCGGTTCATAGCCGGACAGGCGGATCAAATTCTTGGCCAAATCGTAGATCCTGACCGGTTCCCCCATATCCAGAACGAAGATTTCACCGCCTCTGGCGAATGAACCAGCTGTCAGGACAAGCTTGACCGCTTCTGGAATGGTCATAAAATAACGCGTAATGTTGCGATGGGTAACGGTTACGGGGCCGCCTTCGGCAATCTGTTTTTTAAAGAGCGGAATGACGGAACCGTTGGATCCCAGCACGTTGCCAAAACGGACTGCCACAAAGGCCGTGTGTTTTGAGGTCTGGTTATAAGTCTGGATGATCATTTCGCACAGACGCTTGGTC is a window from the Clostridiaceae bacterium HFYG-1003 genome containing:
- a CDS encoding DegT/DnrJ/EryC1/StrS family aminotransferase, with protein sequence MEFRDLKSQYLALKEAIDPRVMEIMGSAQFIGGKPVRELEEMLADYVGVKHCISCANGTDALMLVLKAWGIGPGDAVFVPDFTFFASAEAVSVTGATPVFVDVLEDTFNLDPKALEQAIRKVRAEGRLTPKAVVAVDLFGLAADYPTLEPLCRREGLKLLEDGAQGFSGAIGDRRNCSFGDAATTSFFPAKPLGCYGDGGAVFTNDDAVAALIRSLAVHGKGEEKYDNVRIGYNSRLDTIQAVILQEKFKALRDYELDDITGAAANYDDLLRGVAQTPIIPQGYTSGWAQYTIKCKDEVQRDHVMTELKARGIPTMVYYPKPMHRQTAYANLAVNEAELAVSTDLCRRVLALPLSPYITPADQEAVAAALKDALHA
- a CDS encoding Gfo/Idh/MocA family oxidoreductase, producing MKFAIIGCGRISVNHFAAAQANGLEIVAICDVIPERMDEKAQAFGLAQVKKYTDYREMLRHEAIDLAAICTESGKHGSIALDCIDAGVHLIIEKPITLSLPEADEIIRRSTAKGVTVCACHQNRFNKSVQKIREAMEHGRFGRLLHGTAHIRWNRGESYYSQAPWRGTWEQDGGALMNQCIHNIDLLRWMMGNEIEEVVAYTDNLMHPFIEAEDLGMALVKFSNGSYGIIEGTTNIFPQNLEETLYLFGQDGTVKAGGKSVNIIEEWLFRDQLDDPEEIKTVYHENPPNVYGFGHTPLYQDVIAAIREGRPPYITAQDGRNALELVLAIYQSAASGKPVRLPLTEVASTDFEGRFSDRIDVEHVAQVKRRLRETN
- a CDS encoding N-acetyltransferase is translated as MSESMEQHLPEAAPALEKDYFVHESAYIDEDVQIGTGTKVWHFGHIQRGARIGEHCSLGQNVNISNNVIIGSGVKIQNNVTVYEGVELEDYVFCGPSMVFTNDLTPRAKYPKGRVGYLKTKVKYGASIGANATIVCGVTLGEWCLIGAGAVVVRDVKAHALMLGSPARQRGWVCECGKVLPGELHCSCGRSYELTETEELKELK
- a CDS encoding glycosyltransferase family 4 protein, which produces MNVLYIDHYAGSETLGMEFRPFYLAHEWRRAGIDTTILAADYSHLRSHNPDIGEDLEEKVIDGVRFCFLRTRHYHGNNFDRILSMAQFVQKGMKAADELIRRYQPDVVICSSTYPMDTWIGQKIKRKSGAMLIHEIHDLWPLSPRLLGGYSKHHPFIAAMQVAEDSAYRQSDCIVSVLPNVKPYIQSRGFTTPVIHIPNGLPPSYFKEAGTPPEVSDRVANRIQKLKEQGKFVVGYAGGISVSNAMEDLIRAMIHLKDHPEIACVVIGDGILKSELLRLKEEQQLNGVHFEDPIPKAQVIGTLSECDALYLGSQPSPLYEYGVSANKIFDYLLAGRPIINAWDTEHSPMDEVGNTLKARAGDARDIADRILEAKGLKEEERTKIYEESRRFVREMHHYGKLSDDFRRLFRKRKEDKKS
- a CDS encoding nucleotide sugar dehydrogenase, with the protein product MKNELLKKIQDRAITVGVVGLGYVGLPLAVEKAKAGFQTIGFDVQEQKVDWVNDGHNYIGDVVDDDLKTLVQQGMLRATNDFSFIRDVDFVAICVPTPLDAYQQPDISYVKSSTEAIAGYLKKGSIVVLESTTYPGTTEELLKPILEAGSGLTCGEDFYLGFSPERVDPGNKHYNTKNTPKVVGGVGKDATEVIAAMYRAVLAGDILEVSSPAVAEMEKILENTYRNINIGLVNEMAIICDKMGISVWEVIDAAKTKPYGFQAFYPGPGLGGHCIPLDPYYLTWKAREYDYHTKLIETSGEINNYMPQYVIERAARVLNRHRKPLNGSKILILGVAYKNDIDDYRESPALKVIENFEKQGSEVTFFDPYIPEYKFKGQNHQGLTELTIETVGQYDLVVITTAHGVMDYEAINREAQAILDTRNAMKYIADRSKIDLL